The sequence below is a genomic window from Montipora capricornis isolate CH-2021 chromosome 14, ASM3666992v2, whole genome shotgun sequence.
CACATGCCCTGTATGAATAAGAGCGATAATATTATACGAAAAGTATGTATAAATTTGCCCAAAATTATGATGAAATTTAATTACCGAGATTAAGTATCTTTACGATTTGCTGGAAGAGTCAGCAAAAATACCACCCAAGATTGCAAGAGACCACTTCCGGTGTCCCATCCATGAATTGGGAACCGCATTTCCTTCAGCTTTCTACTAGTTGGAAAAGTTTCTGAAGGACTCCTTGTAAAGATTTTATTTTGTGGGCATAACTGAGTACTTCAATTTCACAGTTTGCATTTGGTTGATAAAGAGCTTGGACACCGACGTTTTTGTGAGCAACAGAAGGTCTAGGTCAGGCTTCGTTAAGTAGGAGAATGCTACACTTCTGGTTGTCGTCTGTCGCTCAAAATCCCGTGTTTACTCTTTTTGTGTAAAGAAATTCTCTGTAATATGCGGAGTCCCATGAAAGGAATAAAATGATAATTTGTAAATATACTTGTAATGCCAGAGTCAAAATAAACTGCCACGGACTAAAGGATATTttggattttcattttttgtaaatgaaTCGCCAGCTTTACAGCAGCACAAACTCAATGAAAATGCCTCATCAAGCTGGTGATCCATCTTTTAACTGAAAGAGAATAATCCAGGCCGATGGTGGGTGGATGGTCCAATGGATAGGACGCTGGATTTGCTTGCGCATGAGCCGTTGGCTTGATTCTGGCCACCAAATGGCTTTGTATTCGGTACTGAAACCCCAGTGTTAAGAGTataaatgaaaattctcgtctttaCCTTTCAACTCAAAGCAACGAAGATGTAAAATACTTGGTAACAGCTAAATTATCCCCTAATGTAATGTTTTCGCTGGGTAAAAAACTGTGCTACccgtccttacattttccatggactaaccaactacacattCTTCTCAACTGGCGAAACACGCGCCATTAATTCCAACATAACCTGCGAAACTAAAAATCTTATCTTCATGATTCAATGTAACGTGTAACTTACAGTAAAAACGAAAAACTACACGACGTTTAAAGGCCCGTTTTAATGAAAACCGTCGCACCTCAGAAAACGCTAACACGAAATCCAAatctactacagtcgcagaacattttctctcctctccccacaacatttcTAACGCCATGCAAGTTTATAGCCCACttttaatattaaaattcagtcctaaacaaaaggtatcGTCTCGAGGCTCAGGGGAATAAAAATAACcgggatttgtatgagtttattcccccgagcctcaagatgatgccttttgtttgggactgaattttaatatatcgaaagtgggctatttctatcgaaaaaatattttccaacagaCTCGATCAGTAAGCTTTTAATCTCAAAAGGCaagacaattgatcccaacggtctaaATATCCGCGAGGAAACATATTAGATTTCAGTTCATTCCGTTATTTTGCCGGTACTcttttagtatttgaattcaaattagttgtaactaccacattttatcaaatttttttCAGGACTACGCCAACATCCAATAGCACATtactaaatcaaatcaaagttgtatcggctcttcctcaaaagatttaatttaaaaaacaattttaatagAGAGCAAATTTCACCTTTTACAATATGTTAGAAGAACACTGTAAGTTTTTAGGTTTTCATCATTGTCTTCAAGAATCAAACTAACTCTGAGTCAATTTGCGGAAGAAACCCGGCTATGATCTGATCCAATCAACCTGTTTACAACTCCTGTTTATCAGGTTCTTTTCCTGGCTCATCATTCGCGCGACCCATGTCGTCCCCGGTCTCAGAGTCGTCCCCAGTCTGCGACTCCGAAAAATCCGTATCCTCTTCTTCGTCATAATACATTTCGATTCCGAGTGTCAAATGGGCCAGTGCATAGTAAGTGTTAACAAAACTCTGTCGAAACACTAGATACTTATCGGTGAGAAATACTTTAAACTTTTCCAAGCGCGTTGTGTTTTTCTTCCATGATACTTTCCTCTGCGGGGCGGTTTCTGTTAGAAAAAAAGAGAATCCTTAATGAGGAAGTTTCTGCTGCTGCAATATTCCTCAGCTAAGTAATGAAGGTTGCTTCCCTGAGAATTTGAAGCGGGGTACCACTCCAACTTTGTATTCGTTTTCAAAAACCACAATGTAAAGCATGTCAGTATCCCGCTTACCCGGATGAAGTATCCAGTTTCTAATTGTTTCGTTATTCCATTCTGTTGTGTTCATGAAAATGTACATCCAGCATGAAGGACTTTCCGATACCGTGTACACCACGTGAGTGTCGTTTGATGGCAGTATTATTTCTTCTCCAACTTGCACAGTGTGATTTGTGTTATCGAACTCCACCTTAACTTGTCCTACGGAAAAATAAACGACAGTGCAAGATGAATTAGTCTACTGCTTGTCAAACTAATGTTGCCAGGCCTTCTTGGCCTCAAGCCCTTTATTCCATATTAGCATGCATGgaaattctgattggctgacaaAAGAGCATTTTTTTAAGGAAACATCATGCTGAAGAGAGGTATTTCATTGGAAAAGAGGTTATAAACCAAGTATTCTGATTGGTCTATGATCTGAGAAACGCACAGGgagccaatcaaattcgcaccCTGTATGGCGCCAAATTTGGATATGTGTCAGTGTGTTAATACGaaaccttgaatttttttttcatgtgtactattaaaaatgattttcctcacaGGTGTGTTCATTTGTTCAAAATTGCACTGGAAATCATGACCCCGAACTTTAACGATCTCAGGAAGCGGGTTAGCGCTGAagattattttataaattttaattttgattgtACGTCTTCATCTACCACACGATACAGACAACAGAACTTTATATACTACTGATTATTGTATCCGCATTACAACTTATACCGGAGTGTTtaacgccattttaccatactTGGTCAAGAAAACgcacaaaatatgagacggtaatacactgtagtgtcccggtttgaccggtttagaacagagcaaatacggacggaacgccagtttttcaatgaaagaaattgttttcaacgcgatacaaagcctgagaacttagcttgtcatcgcttgtctctcgtcatttcgtttatacaatcaaataaaggacatttggctggctttctgtgctgtttacatcgttcgcaagcgccctgaaggacagatgatggaTTTTTTGGaaactacgcaactcgcaaaatatccgcgcgtattatatgtatGCGGCTGCCCTTTGCACAATAGAGGGGCCTGGAATGGAGCCCTGTCGCTGGAACTTCATCCGACATTTTTCCTTCAAGACAAAAAGCTTAAGACGTCAGTATTAATTCTGTAGTCTCATAATTTATGCAGACGTTCCTGGTGCGACATTTTACTCTTCAAAAAATCCATTTCTGAATTTTACACACATACGGATTGTGGTTTTTCGGGAAAGCTACTAAGGTAtactaacatgcgaaaaccgaattcaataattgttttattatgcatattcctgagctgagctccgccatgacaaaactgatcaaactgctgatTAGTGTGTtgggtgacgtcacttctgcatgcataaaactattgtctgtaggtatgacgtcaattctacatatataaaatctattgtttgtaggtatgacgtaagagaaacagagcaagcaagaattagctgcgtgcttatagccaatcaaaatcgagctggtgacaccaatgtataataattatactaATCTAAACTAATCTGAGCAAACAAGTAACGACATCAGCTTACCGCGTAATAAAGTCAACGACGTGTTCAAGtcttcagcaacaaaattttccAAGAAAAGACCTGGAAAATCGGCCACAAACGTTATTTCACTGAAGTTGGACTTTTCTCTTAATTCATTTCTAATCTGAATCAACTTTTCCCGCCACGGTGACAACTCTGTAAGCAAAGGCTGTATCCAAACTGTCTGTTCCCATGGCGACCAAGGGGCCTTGATTATATCGACATTAGGATTTACCATGCGCTGTTGAAAGCGTCTGTTCATCGATCGCCAAACATCCAGGTATATCGCAGGCTCGGTGATGTTGAGTTCATCGAAAGTCTTGAGCTTTTCCGCAATACAAGCAACGTACTGTTTAATCATATCTGGATGTGAATTCCAGCGTGATTGACGCTTTTCTTTCATCCAAGCCTGAAAGAACGTCAGTTGAATATAATTAAAGCGTAGAACTTCTAGGTTCATCAAGTCCTCGTGAATTTATTGTGTGGATACCTATGGAAATTGGGAAAACCTATGACAAAGGTACTAACGACAATTTTCACCCTTTGAAAAcagaactttcaaaagaaaacgGCGCCTTCACCCAAGAGAGCCCCTTAGTGGGCCTTTTGCTATTTGACGACTTTACGTGGAACCATTTTGACGGACCGTTTAACTTTTTCCTTGTCTTTACAATACTACCTAAGAACACTCCCGTCACTACAGGTTCGTTTTCTCATTTTTCGGGCTGCGAAAATGCCCCCAATAATGGCTTTCTCTACCATAGTTGTAGTCAGGCACGagaataaaaagaattaaaaatttgttgtcactgactaaaaaacttCACCCAAGCGGGCCCCTTAGTTAAGACCTATCGACAGGAGTGATCTATTAAAAtcgcgggggggggggggggtactgccatatatgggctatataggtatgtgaagggtatggttttcaagcagtttactctagcatagggtatataaatcagagcgtttgggtctagaatagggtatttttcaggaaactgaccagttggttgaagattttatctagactaaggaaaccaggaattgctactcaaaaataaaaaaaatgaaatcggcaagtttaaattttcacgactcagcctcaacagcgttgatagatgaccatcataaaacgctactggatattattaacgtcaaaaatcgggattcagacggaaatcagtggtattaatactggttaaaattaaacaatttattgtcttgataatgcgtacgtacgtgcttggcattactgcacaagtataaataaatccttttttaagaaagaagtgattgtggtataaggttttgttttggctttgctttagactgtactagtgacctcagtttctggaaaacagctactcttggataggagtgatttggagaGTTTACTCTcttatagggtagcaaaatccagctgaaactagctctggtatagggtAAGgtttccagggtcccagcggcacatccccacccagaaattcctaaagtacccccctcccccgggatTAAAATCAATTGTAAAGATTGTGACAAAGTCTATATCGGTCAAACATCAAGGGCCCTAAGATCCAGGACTAGAGAGCACAAGAGAGCGATTTTCACGGGAGATTAGAATTCCATATTAACACAGCATTgcataaaaaacaatcatgaatTTGACCTTGACGACGTCAAGATCATTGACCGTTGTTCTCAATGgtcaaaaagattatttttagaAGCGTGGTACTAAATTCCCGAACCGAATGCCATTAATGAACACATTTACATTCCTGATATTTACAAGGCCCTTGGTAATCCCAAGTGACGTCTCCGCGGCTCTTTTAAGCACTCATTTACATTCGCAAGACATTTTATGCTGAAGAGGGTTACAGTATTTTAACCGAAATGTTCATAAAAAGTTctttagtcagtgacaacaaattttctttttatggcTTTCCCTGTTTAAATAAATTCCCAATTACTTGAGAATACAGTAACGTCCCAATTAATGCAAATGAAAATGGGAATGTCACAAATTCCGTGGTATAACGATACACTACAGAACTCTCACCGTGGGCCTTAGATACGTAACTTCTCCAGAAATCTGGTCAACTACTTTGATCCTGACATGCTGAGTACTCCATGAATGGACCATCATGTCCCACGAGTAGCCATAAAGACCTTGAGTCCATGCATTATATCCCtgaaatcacaaaaaaacaatgATCACAATTACACTCCCGGCGATTGTAATACCGTGCACTTGCCAGGAAACTGCGAGACGTAGAACCGGAGGTATTACAGTTAAGGTTAGTACACGTGTCAACAAGCAACATCTTATTTCCCTGCAATTGTTGAGAACTCGTTCCTCGAACAGGTGATTTTTACTCagaaaaataacttcaaaaggAAAGGTTCTTTGTTAATCATGCAGTAAGAAGTCGCAGCAAGTAAAAGTGTGTGGTTTTccgtcttttttgtttttttattcatttacaAAACCAACTCAGTATTTCGGTCCCAATTTTTTTCACCACTGAGCTTCTTTTTGGAACGCTGAAaatctttaaacaaatttaGTGGAGTACATGTTGTGCCATAAGAAGTCGAATATCTATAAAGTTACAACTAAGGTTATCGCAAGAAACAATCACCACACCTTTGTAACAAAATGTGAATATGGAAGGAAAATCTGTACTCCCATATAAACAAGTACAATGCACACGAGCGCCTTGTGTTTCGTCGAGGGCATCTGAATTGTCAACGATGCGCCCTTTTTATCTTGTAATCTGTCATCAGCCTTGTTACTGCTCGGGTAAATGCAATGAGGACTAGCTTGAGGAACATCCTGTGATGGTAAGATCTTTGCCAAGGTGTTTGGAAGATACGAAAAAAATTTCTTAGGCCAGTTGTAAGCACAAAATAAAGGCAATGTGGCCAACATTGTGTACGGAAACATGCCAATGTGAAACATCTGAGAATTCATACCATGGAACATAGCACCTAAAAATATTCCGATGGGGCGAGTCTTTTCAAAAACGAGAAGGAAACCTTCTGAGAGATCAAACAGTAATCCACCAATATGAACAAGAAACAAGTCGATTATTTGATCATCAAGAAATATACGAAATGGATCAAAAACCCATTGACGTGAAAGCCCAGTCATGGAATAACCTCTCATCCAGTCCagatcaatttttttcaaaccagcaTAGAAATACACAAGAAACACCTGGAGAagaggaaaaaatatatatatatatgtatctaTTCAAAATAGCTGATAATACATCTACATGACTAAAGtaatatagaggatattacatggccgcgtggagatacgaattttatcttcgagtgctcgaggataaaattcgtatccccaagcggctatgtaatgttctgtttattatatagatattgatgaaatgtctagatttaaaacaacttgttttactcattttcgaaatcatGATGATGAAATTTAAGTGGTCACCAACctctaaaacacgcatgttgtgtaacatgaaacaagatacaaaagttatgaaaaacaaatcatgacgatgtaaaattttgcaattaaaatgttaatgtagtagagaagaattatattaaaacacaaaagtatcttacaatgaagaggaagcttgcgttttattggctaatcgtaatgtgaaagataaaaatgatacgttcactgtgcaaggtgaagatatgattttttagtaaaaggagaaatcctggtatttcatcattATCTAAAAAATAAACATTCTTACTAGGTAATTCAGCCTACTTGAAACATTCCCTCCAAATAAACAGAGGAAGATCAAGAGATATGGTCTTAAGTGGTTaggaatttgcataatacaACACAAGACATACTtagttgaccactccccatagaggattttcagggccaatgaacatAATCACGACAGAACtagctggaggcaaaccagttagctatttacaagtgcagctgagaagttgaaccattGACTACCGGGAACAAATTCAACTTGTGGTCAGAAggtgtcttgaacctgggacCTTGGCCCCTTCTTTCTACTGGCAGGATTTGTTTCTAGGTGGTCCTGAATTAAAATGCTAAATACCTGCTAGTTGGGTTTTCTAAACTTCATTGTTTCATTCAAGTATTATTGTCTTCCTGTAATGATTTAATGAGAGTGATTTTGAACCCCTGGAGGTAGAGGTTAGGGGGTGCCCCTACTGCGATTTTCCCTTagtaccctatttatgacctgaccaaacATTTGATATCCAATTTATGACCTAATACCCTTTTatcaataccctggtgcagacctgccttgtaattatttccctagttcagaccaatgttaaaggcaatgtttatctgCTTCTATTGGGTAGGTTACAagataaagaagtagcttctaaataaaaaacgagttcaagactagagtgcaaaaatcgataccctatttatgaccaaaatggcggaaaattggccaaaatcgatgccctatttatgaccaaaacgtctgaaaaaccctaccctttggggccACACATACAGgtctatatagcccatataagggagtaccccccccccccccgggttttGAACTTGCTCAGATAGATACGAGCCCTTaccataaataattaaatattgAGCACAGTATCCAAATTACAGGTTTTGATTGTTTCCCTTACAACTAGTGTGCATCACAGGGATTGCATTTGCTCTGTGGATAGCTGAAAATTCTAAATTTCATAAACTTAAATACCTGGAAGCGCAACAGAACGTAGTTCCACTTTGGTACATGAGAATTTCTCAATTCTGGATTTAAGTATCCATCCAAGGACCTTCAAAGCAACCAAATGGGAAACTCTGTTACAATACCATACCTTCTATATTTTaaatatagttaaataaaatttaacatagttaacgactaggagctagtctggtcagtagtgttttgcaggcggttgttagtgtcttggccgtctggtagcgttgttcagcgttttggtgcgttctgtagcgtttgttatagttacatggttcacgaccgggagctagtccggtcagtagcgttttgcaggcgtttgttagcgttgttatgcgtttttgtagcgtttgcagcactctttaggttgggggagccctggggctgacatggttcagcggtattccggcgtagtgcatgcgttgtcctatgtgcttgcagcgtgtttgttggcgtggcgttgtgagtcggtttaggagtttagtggttctcggcgttcTTCTTCTCGCTTCGTTGGCTATCTCGGTCGCTGTCCAGGTTGAAATAGAAGTTCTTCGATCTTCGACCGTCTCCATCTCGTCTTCACCGCCGTGTTGTGGTTCGTCTTACCTTCTCTTGTACCAGTTCCGATAGTCGGCTCGTCGCTCAGATAGCGTGGCGTTTCTTTGGCGGGCTTAGTGTAGCGGTTCCCAGTTGTggtcaacaaaagaaaaacaacaatagaAAAACACAAGGATTTCTTCCGTCATCGACCGTGGTTTCCTCGCCCTCTGTCGTGTCTGTTGGTTTGTCTTTACTCGCTCATCGCTCTTTCGTGCTTCGGACCATCGTGTGCTCCGATACGTTTATTTTGGCGGGCTTAGTGTAGCGGTTCCCAGTTGTGGTCAACAAAGGAATAAATTCTAAGGATTTCGTCAGTCATCGACCAGGGTTTTTTCTTCGGCGGCTGTCGTGTTTATTGGTTTGTCTTTCCTTCACTCGTCGCTCTTTCGTCCCTGGACCGTAGTGTGCTCGCCGATCCGTTAGCGTGGCCAAAGGATTTCGTCCTTCATCGCCCGCGGTTTTTTCTCGCTCTCTGTCGTGTTTGTTGGTtcgtttttcacttctttttcgTGGTCGCCTCTAACTCGCTCGTCGCTGGTTGGTGTTCGATCATACATCATGCCGAACCCACCTCGTTCAACCAACAATAGCTTGTCCGCTGGACTTCGTTCGGAGGACATACCTCTCTTGTCCCCCGCGCCGATAGTGGTTTCTACGGCTCCCTCTGGCCCCGTGGCGCCTTTGGCCGTCGATTCGATCGCCGAGGCTGTTGTTCGCGCGCTTGGAAGCACCCTTCCGACTATCATCTCTTCAATTCAAGGGAGCGCCCCCTCGCCATTACCCCCTTCCGTCCTTGGCACTTCTGTTGGCGTCACTCCATCTAGCTCCTCTGGATCGACTgctgtttcttgtgatgtcaatgTCTCGTCTATGGCTTTTGGGGCGTCATCAGGTACGTTTACTTTGCCGGCCTTCATTCCTACCTTTTCTCCTGTGTCGGCCATCACTGACTCAAGCTCGGCCCGCTTCATGGCCCCCATTACCTCTCCATTCGCGAGTCCCAGTGTATCCGGCAGCCGGCCAAGTTTTCGTAACTCTGGATCAGTGCCTACGTCTGAGAAGGCTTTCATTGTTGGTCCTGGTCATGCACCAGTCCCGGCAAAATTGGCCAAGAAGATCATCGAGGGCCAGTTCGTGGAGTTGGCGGATCTACTTACAGTCAATCTCCGAGCTGGGGATCAGGAACCACAGACCTTCCTGGAGGGTAAACTCCTGGTGTCCAACGTAAAACGCAGGCAGGTTGAAATCAAGGATATTCTTACTTGGACTGAGGCCTTCACGATTTTCCAGCTGGTCCTGTGTGCCTCTCACCCCCTGCGTTGGTTAGACTTGACCAGATATAAGCTGCTCATTATTCAAACAGCCCGCCAATATCCAGGTCTGGCTTGGCTTGAATACGATCTGGCCTTCAGAAGGGATGCCGCTGCCTCGGGCCTTACGGATTGGTCCAAAATGAATTTGGATCTGtatagttttcatttgcgtttgcCAGCATCGTCCTCACTGCAACCAAGGCCGTCTTCCCTTTCCGGGTTTCCTCAGTCTTCCTCAGACAGCCCAGACTCCCACCGACGCACACCATTTTGCCATTCCTGGAATGAAGGGAAATGCCGGTGGCTATTTGGGAAGTGCAAGTTCCGCCACAACTGCAGCAATTGCGAGGGAGAGCATACCAAGGCTAACTGCCCCTTTCCCCGCTCAGCTGGATTTCGTTCCCGTTCCCGCTCCCCCTCCCCTGGAGGGAGCAGGGGACAGTACTGAGGGGCGAGGTTCGCCCAGTGTTGTGTTTGTACATAGTTTGAATGATGTGATTGCGTTGCCTCGCCAGCCGAATGGATTGCCTCAGTTGGCAAAGTTGTTTTGTCCTGTTCCAGTTTCAGTTCCAGTCTCAGTTCCCGTTTCTGTTCCAGTTAAGTCCAGCGTTCCAGTTGTCTCTTTTGCCCCGTTATCTTCGGTGTCTCAGGTCACACCATTACAGTTGGATCAATTTCAAGCCGAATTATGCCACCATCCCAACAAGTCAGCTGTGGCATTTGTGACTTCTGGCATACGGGATGGATTTCGGATAGGCTTTGACCCATCCTTGGTGTCCCTCAAATCTGCATCTTCAAACATGTGTAGCTCTGCTGAGCACCCATCAGTGATTGACTCCTACTTGCAAGCTGAAGTCTCTTCTGGCAGGGTGGCAGGTCCTTTTCCAGTGCCCCCGCTTCCGTCATTGCAAATAAGTCGTTTCGGGGTGTTCCCCAAAACTAATCAGCCTGGGAAGTGGCGTCTCATTTTAGACCTATCATCCCCAGAGGGGCAAAGCGTCAATGACGGCATCCCTAAGCCCCCGTTTACAGTTCAGTATGTTTCAGTGGATGCTTTCATTGATGGCATAATGTCTCTGGGTCGAGGAACGTTAATGGCCAAGTTCGACGTGGCCAGTGCATATCGGAATGTGGCTATCCACCCAGACGATCGCCCCCTTCTTGGCATGAAGTGGCGTGGgcaatattttgtggatttggtGCTCCCTTTTGGGCTGCGTTCAGCACCATTTATTTTCACCGCCATTGCAGACCTGGTTGAATGGATCCTGGTTCACAATTATGAGGTTACATTTCTCCGTCATTACTTGGACGATTTCCTCACTTTGGGCCCACCGGCGTCCCCTGTGTGCCACAACAACCTTCAAACCTGCGTTCGTCTGTGTTCAAAACTTGGCCTTCCCCTTAATCCAGATAAGTTGGAGGGACCCGCGACTCGTCTTACAATCCTTGGGATTGAACTTGACTCCGAGAACCTTCAGGCTCGCCTTCCGACTGACAAGAGAGATAGGATTGTTTCACTGTTAGATGAGTGGTCggcaaaacgtttttgtaaacgtCGCGAGCTGGAATCCCTGATTGGCCATCTCCATCACGCCTGCAAGGTCGCCCCACAGGGTAGGACATTCCTTCGTCGGATGATCGACTTGCTTTGCGCCTTTCGCCGTGATGATCACCCCATTAGGCTTAACCAGGAATTTCGGCGGGATTTAACCTGGTGGCGGGAACTGTTCCAAACTTGGGATGGCCTCAGTTTTTTCTGCATGCCCACATGGGCACCTCTCCCGGACTTCCAGGTCTCATCGGATGCAGCGGGCTCTTTGGGCTATGGagctatttttaaatcccactggTTTGCTGGTGCCTGGTCAGCTGCACAAAGTTCCTCATCTATAGCGTACAAGGAGCTCTTCCCAATTGTAGTGGCAGCCTATCTGTGGGGCTGTCAGTGAATATCTCGGCGGGTCGAGTTCTTTTGTGACAACGAGTCTGTGGTGGCTGTACTTAAGTCTGGCACCTCGCGGGACAAAAACCTAATGGTGTTGCTGCGTTATTTGACTATGCTGGCCATCCATCATTCCTTCTCATTTACAGCTTCATCTGTTCGAGGCAAAGCTAATCCAGTTGCTGATGCACTCTCTCGATTCCAATTTCAGCAGTTCAGACGCCTGGAGTCACAGGCCGACCCAACCCCGTCTCCTATTCCTGCTTCCCTTCTGGCAGCACTTCAGATGCCTTGACTCAGAAGTGTCGGTTCTTACTTACCCAAGGTCTTGCACCTTCCACCCGACGAGTGTACCGATCCGCCCAACGTCGATTTACAGACTTTTGCCGCCAGGATGGTCGTGCAAACCAGGATGGCTCCATCCCCCCAGCCACTGAGGAGACTCTCATGCGCTTTGCTTCCTTCCTGGCCGACAACCTGAACCATTCCTCCATCAAGGTCTATCTATCAGCAGTGCGCTCCCTTCACATTGACCATGGCCTTCCCGACCCGCTAGTCAACTGTCTTCGTTTGCAGCGTCTGCTAAGGGGTATTAAGCGAGTTCAAGGTCCAGT
It includes:
- the LOC138033594 gene encoding vitamin K-dependent gamma-carboxylase-like: MSTEAKKEQCDEKQLSMAHLTYWNRFMLFMTSPTDPSNLAVLRILFGFLMILDIPQERSMLFIAHQFGSDSCHFPLFSFIQPLSVDWMHVVYLVMFLGACGICLGFMFRLSCLSFMVTYWYIFLLEKCRWNNHSYLYGLMSVMLILSDANHYWSLDGYLNPELRNSHVPKWNYVLLRFQVFLVYFYAGLKKIDLDWMRGYSMTGLSRQWVFDPFRIFLDDQIIDLFLVHIGGLLFDLSEGFLLVFEKTRPIGIFLGAMFHGMNSQMFHIGMFPYTMLATLPLFCAYNWPKKFFSYLPNTLAKILPSQDVPQASPHCIYPSSNKADDRLQDKKGASLTIQMPSTKHKALVCIVLVYMGVQIFLPYSHFVTKGYNAWTQGLYGYSWDMMVHSWSTQHVRIKVVDQISGEVTYLRPTAWMKEKRQSRWNSHPDMIKQYVACIAEKLKTFDELNITEPAIYLDVWRSMNRRFQQRMVNPNVDIIKAPWSPWEQTVWIQPLLTELSPWREKLIQIRNELREKSNFSEITFVADFPGLFLENFVAEDLNTSLTLLRGQVKVEFDNTNHTVQVGEEIILPSNDTHVVYTVSESPSCWMYIFMNTTEWNNETIRNWILHPETAPQRKVSWKKNTTRLEKFKVFLTDKYLVFRQSFVNTYYALAHLTLGIEMYYDEEEDTDFSESQTGDDSETGDDMGRANDEPGKEPDKQEL